A segment of the Triticum urartu cultivar G1812 chromosome 1, Tu2.1, whole genome shotgun sequence genome:
TCTTTGGATGTCGACGCAAGAATCATCGAGCAATCCGTCCGCTATCAGATGTTGCAGCGGCAGAAAGATTAGTAGTTGGCGGCGACGGACGACGAGGACGCGGCGGAGGCGTACGCGGACGCGGACGAGGAGGTGGAGGCTGCTTACGCGGCGGCGACAACACCACCTTGATCGAGGAGCAGACGACTGGGATTGCCGGTCCGGCAGGGCAGAAATGCATGGACTGTAAGACTAATATTCTTTTGGATTCGGGCATGTAAAGACTAAGCATACTTGTCTCTTTTTTTGTGATCAGGCATGCGATCTGGTGTTGGTGTGATCCGGCGCGCTGTGTGAATAGAAGTACGTTTGAATTTGAATTTACTGATAGATATATACTTTCTTCGTCCTATAATATAAAAACGTTttttacactagtgtagtgtcGAGACAGAGAAAGTACAAAATAACCTTGGATGATGGTCTCCCACGTCCGTATCCATGGACAGATGCGGAAGGAAAAATTTGTGGGTGTGGAAATGACCTAACTCAGCACTAACACTTGACAAGTCCTAGTTTCGACAAAATTGCTGGATAAATCCTTGACGAACCAAATGTACTCTTTGACGGTCGCACGTGATTAAATAATGCTCTGATTTCTCTACATGGATCGTGTTAGCAGTTAACAAAACTGTCAATTCAATCAAAAACAAGAAAGCAAAATGATTTCTCCACTCCTACTACCGCGCGCTGTCCTCTTCAATGGCACGACGAGGCCATGCTCCGGCTGTCGGACGGCACGAACGCCAGCGCGACCAGGACGGCCATAAGCCCCACGGGGACCAGCAGcagcagcgacggcggcggcgggagcgGCGGCAGGACCAGCGGGAGGAACACCAGCAGCGCGGTCAGGCAGAGGAACAGCGCGGCCAGCTCCGCCGTGAAGTACCCCGCGGTCGCGGCGGGCGCCCTCTGCCCCTGCGGCGCCGCCCGTTTCCCCTCCGCGCCGCGCGCCcgccctcctccgccgccggccatggaacCGCTCCTCCTCGCCCTCCTCTCCGTCCACATTCGATCGCCGCGGACCGTCCCAATTCCAAGCGGAGACCCGAGAGCAAGCAGTATGCCACTGATTGTATCAGCAGCAGACTACTTGTACGTGGTACATATAGGGACTAACCAGAAGGGCTTGCTACTTGTTGCAATGGATTGTGATCGAAGATGGCTCTGAATTCGGGCGGCACAATGGCCAAGGACAGATACCGGTGGTGTGGGCGTGGGTGCGCGAGTGCGGGGTCGATCGGCTGCCCCGGATGCGCAAGTGTACCCGTCGGCCAATTGGCCTGTGTTGGGGGGCAGACCCTGGAGATTTGGAGGCCCGGGTGCAATGTATCGGACGCCTTTGGCACCTAGGGTCAGCTGGTCACCTTTGATGGCTGCTTTCCCCCCCGGTGATGCAAGCAGACGAGACAGCCTCACATGGCCGCCGATTCAGTCTTGTTAAGGTTATACAGGTTCTTCCCCCCTGCCGAGAGAGAATCCCGTCCGTCCAACAATCTCGTCTCGTGGTCTCTTTACTTATCGGGTGGGGTGCTAGCTAGATAGATAGCGTAGCTAATGGGGTGTAATTATGCCCTGTTGACAGTCTCCAGTAAGGATGATTTGAAGTTCTTTAGTAGTACTCTCTCCGTTTcgaaatatttatctttttagagatttcacaTAAGAatttatatagacatattttagagtgtagattcattcattttgcttcgtatgtagttatttgttgaaatctctagaaagataaaatatttaggaacggagggagtagtaattaGTTTCCGGTAATGGCCTCGATGTACTGGCTGGATTGATAGCCGGTCGTTGCAAGATCTGAAGCGAGATGTGCAGTATCTCTTCGCTGATACTCCCCTTGGTAGTGGCAGAGAGCCAGAGACATGACAAGATCAAAGCTAACGATAATCAGACTGGAAACCATGGATTGTGCATGCACCGGATATTTCTGGCCGATTAAACAAGGCGACCGTGCTGTACTCCCAGAATCGTATCAGCGTATTAGCATGCAGCTGGGTTCAGAGAGCAGCGGCTTTTCTTACGATATATAGGTGCGCGGCGTGTTTGCATATCTCTATGGTAAAGCGAGCGAGCGCAAGTTGGCTGGGGCTGGATTTGGAGCATATTGGACGGGATTGCATGCGAATTATGTAGATGGCTTGCTTGCTTCCGTGTGCGCGCGCTTGTGTTTTGTGCGATGCTGAAAGTGTTGACGGAGCAACCGGGATGTGAATGGTTACTGTAGGATTTATGCATCAGCACTAGCGGAGCACTAAGCAAAAGCTGGGCGGGCCAAGTTAAAGGAGTGCCAACAAAAATTCAAATTCTGAACCATATATTACTATGTCGGCATAGTCAGTTTCAGGTACATTTGTTCTCATTCATTACAAAATCAGCGGATGAATAGATATTTAAAAAAGGTGTGGCTaggtctcagtcgactgagataTAAAAAGTCTCAGTCAAGTGGCATTACATGcaagagagaaaaagaaaatcaGAAGAAGAAAAAGTACACGGATCTCAATGTAAGATCTCCCAGATATATCATCAACTAAGACTTGCCGAAGTCGCAGTCATCTGAGACTTAGCAAGAATGATACATAACGGCCCTCGACCCGCTATATATATAAAGCAACGATTATACAACAAGTGCTACAACTCGACACCACATCACACACACCCAAAACAAAATACAACGGTGCAAAAAAAACGACAACGCCACCTAAATCATACACGAAGAGATGAAGACGCGCCCGATAAACCGGGGACTCCAAGACCACACCTTCAAGAAGGCCACGACACCGGAGTGTTGCCGCCGCCTGATCCAAAGGATCAAGGTCTTCACCCGGAGCCACCCAAAGGACGGAGAGAAGTCGCGACGATACCTTCAGGAAGGATACGGCGCCCACAAGCACCGCCGTCATCGACCTGGCCACAACCAGACATGGGAATGACCCCTCGCAAGAAATTTCTGCCTCCGAAATGTGGTGCGACCAAACGCACCCGCCACACCACCCACATCGAACGTCGAGCACCGGTCCCTGTGCCGCCCTCACGACCATGACAACCAGCCCGCACTTGAGCTGCGGTCTTCGCCACGAGCactgtgatgtctactacgcaaccttcttatCGTAGATTCGTGTTGGGCCTCCGaacgcagagttttgtaggacagtagcaaatttccctcaagtggatgacctaagatttatcaatccgtgggaggcataggatgaagatggtctctctgaaacaactctgcaaccaaataacaaagagtctcttgtgtccccaatacacccaatacaatggtaaattgtataggtgcactagttcggcaaagagattgtgatacaagtgcaatatggatggtagatatagatttttataatttgaaaatataaaaacagtaaggtaacaagtggtaaaagtgagcgaaaacggtattgcaatgcttcgaaacaagacctagggttcatactttcactagtgcaaattctctcaacaatgataacataattagatcatataacaatccctcaacatgcaacaaagagtcactccaaagtcactaatagcgaagaacgaacgaagagatcattgtagggtacgaaaccacctcaaagttattctttctgatcgatttATTGGGCTATTCATATACGTGTCAtaaaacagccctagagttcgtactaaagtAACACCTtcagacacacatcaa
Coding sequences within it:
- the LOC125535463 gene encoding protein AUXIN-REGULATED GENE INVOLVED IN ORGAN SIZE-like, whose translation is MWTERRARRSGSMAGGGGGRARGAEGKRAAPQGQRAPAATAGYFTAELAALFLCLTALLVFLPLVLPPLPPPPSLLLLVPVGLMAVLVALAFVPSDSRSMASSCH